ATGACCCGAACTTAAGTTTCCATTACTTCCCAACACAAGCAGATGCAGAAAATAATATTGTAGCCAACGAAATACTAACCCCAACCAACGCTTTAGTGGGGACTAATGTTTGGATACGAGTAGAGAACACCAGAGTGGACTATCAAGGGAATCACTGTTATGTACTGGTTGAACAAGCTTTGAAAGTGAATCCACTGCCAACGGTAGTACAACCATTAGCTCCTTATAGAGTATGTGATAATGATACCGATGGATTAGCCCCATTTGATTTGACTAACCCATTGTTAGCCCCACAGATACTAGGAGCAGCACAAGCTACTACAGACTTTACGATAAGCTACTACTTAACAGCAGCAGGCGCTAATCCACTGACTAATACAGGACAACTACCGCTAGTATCTCCGTATACTAATGTTACTGCCAATTCACAAAACATCTACATTAGAGTAGTAAACAATACCACAGGATGTACTAATACAGGAGTACTTACTTTAGCCGTAGAACAATATGCTACCGCTACAGGGCCACAAACTTTTGCAGAATGTGATAATTATAATGACCCTTATGATGGTATCCACCAAATTGACTTGACTCAATATGCTACGGCTATCCTTAATGGACAAAGCCCAACGGTATTCTTAGTAAGTTATTATACTAGTTTGGCAGACGCTACAGCAGGGACAAATGCCTTAACACTAGCCCAAGCTCAAGCCTATCAAACCGATCCAGATACCGATACAATATGGGTTAAGGTAGAGAACAGCAGTAATACCATTACACCGTTATGTTATGCTATTACCACTATTGATATCACCGTGGAGCGTTATCCTAATCCTATTATCGTAACGAATAATGGTGTGAATACGATTTGTGTTAACTTTGATACCAACGCAGTAGTAAGACCATTAACACTAGATAGTGGTATTGCTAATCCCGGGAATTATACTTTTGAATGGTTTGAGGATGCAGCCACTACTCCGATAGCAGGGGCAACAGGACCAACGTATACGGTGAACACTTCATCGGCAACGGGAGCTACTAGAAACTATACGGTGCATGTTACTAGTAATAGTGCATTGGCTTGTGATAGTACCTCGGCTTCGTTTGCAGTGATACAATCAGGGCAAGCTTCTATTCCGACTGGAACTATTGGGTATACAGTAACTAATGCCTTTACTGAGCAACAAATTATTACGGTACTTATTCAAGGATATGGAACGTATGAATACAGTTTAGATGATGGACCAAGACAGGCGAGCACTATTTTTGACAGTGTTTCGTTAGGAACCCATGTGATCCATGTTTGGGACACTGAAGGCGGCATCGCTTATAGTTGTGAGGAGCTTATAATAGAAGATGTACAAATCATTGATTACCCACATTACTTCACCCCGAATGGCGATGGCATACATGATACCTGGAATATTGTTGGATTAGGTGGACAGCCTGATGCAAGGATTTACATCTTTGACCGTTATGGCAAACTGTTGAAACAAATTAGTTCTACAGGCGATGGTTGGGATGGAACGTTTAACGGACATCTCTTACCTTCAGACGATTACTGGTTTAGTGTAGATTATATAGAAAACGCCACAGCTAAACAATTTAAAGCGCACTTTACGCTTAAACGATAAACAAAAATCCCCTTCAGAGATGAAGGGGATTTTTTTTAATTGTGAATTGTGAATTATGAATTGTGAATTGGAAATTGGGGTTTTATAAATTACAATAGCTACTTTATAAATTACAAGTGAAGTTTTATAAATTACAAGAGGAGTTTTATAAATTACAACTGGACTTTTATAAATTACAAGTGGAGTTTTATAAATTACGTTGACCACTTTATAAATAACAACACGAATAGTAACATAGTTTAAGAATTACTGTAGTAGTTTATAGCCCCGATGGGAGCAAACTACCGTGTAGTGCAGACAGCGGGAGGGGGAGTTTAAAGATAAAGGGGAGCTATGCTACTAAAATAAAAAATCCCGCCGATGGCAGGATTTCTGTGGAAAAGAGGGAGTTATCTCGAACTTTTTTCAATCGGATTTACAGCTTTTAAATAAAATGCTGCTTAGTAAATGCTTTACAGGAATGACACTAGCGCGAACTTCGGAATATTTGTAAACAAAAAACTATTAATTGATTTAATAATTTCTATAATCAATCAATAGTTTTTTTATTAAATTTGCAATTATTATTTTTGTTTTAAAAATCCAAAACCCTGAATATTAGTATCTTAAAAAACACGATTTAAATATACTACACTGCATACAATAACCCAAAAGAGGTAAGTTTAGTTTTGTATATTCTTACTAATAATATTAAATATGATTACCATAAAAAAGATTGCTGAACTAGCAAATGTATCTCCAGGAACAGTCGATAGAATAATTCATAACAGAGGCCAAGTAACACAAGAAAATATTGATATCGTTAATGCCTTAATAGAAAAACACGGTTACAAACGAAATATATTTGCTAGTAATTTAGCATTTAATAAAAAATTTAGAATTGCTGTATTTCTTCCAAAACACAATGAACTAGAATATTGGAAATTACCTATTTACGGTATAGAAAAAGCGGAAAAAGAATATGGCAACTTTGGTTTTTTTATTGATTATTATTATTATAAATATGACTCTAATTCTTTTAAAAAAAATGCCGAAAAATTGTTAAAGTTAGACTATGACGGCTTGCTTTTCGCTCCAATATTTCATAATGAATCCCTCAGTTTTCTTAACGAGTATACAAAAAAAAATGTTCCAATTATAATGATTGATTCCAATATTGTAGAAAATTACAATCAATATTATATTGGACAAGATGCTTATCAAACAGGGCTTCTATCTGCAAAACTGATTAGTTATGGTATCAAAAAAAACAGTTCTATACTTATTGCAAAAATTGCAAAAGAAAATGATATCACTTCTATTTTTAATCAAAGAGTTAAAGGGTTTTATTCCTATTTTGAAAACAAGAATGAATTAAATATTAATTTTAAAGAAATTAATATTATTAAGAACGGTAAAGTTTATTTGACAAAAGAAATGTTTAATGATATAGATGCTGTCTATATTCCTAATTCAAGATCCTATATTGTTGCTAAGTTTATTAAAAATAATAATTTACCAAATATTAGAATTATAGGATATGACTTATTGCAACAAAACATTGAATATTTAAAATTAGGATATATTGATTTTTTAATAAATCAAAAACCTGAAGAGCAGGGTTACATAGGTATTACTAAACTATATAAAAAATTAGTTTTAAAAGAAGAAAGTAATAAGAATATATACATGCCAATTGAGATTATTACAAAAGAAAATTGGATAGAATAGTACTAAATATATACCCCATTATGTATAATTAAATTAGTTTTGTATTGCTATTATTTATTGGTTTCTCAAAAATAAATTTATTGATGAATTGCTGAAAATTTTTGGATGTTTTTTTGATAAAATTCTTGTTTTAAGGCCTTGAAATGATTTTCCATAACTACTTCTAAATTAGAAAAAGGTCACATAATAGAAAGAATTATCCTTCTTTATCTCTATATTTAATGTGATGGTTTATAGTTTTTTCATTCATCTTTTTTGGTTTTTCTAATTTGACTTTTACCTTTTTAAACAAATCTAATAGTATACTTTCATGCAAATAGCCTTTATCTCCAAGTAATACATAATTATACATTTTTTTGTTTTATACCAATATCTGTCTTGAATTCTAGGTGCTTAATTTCATTATCTTAAATAATATTTAATCATTTTTTTACTTCATAATTTCAGAAAAAACGTAATTTGTTCTCCAAATTAATTTGACAGTGCTTGTAATTCTTTATATGAATTTAGTCAACCACTTCACTTTTTAGTTAGAAATTAAAAGTTTTTTTAATACAATTGTTTTTTATTTATAAATAAAAAACAATTTTTTTGTTAAATGTGCAATTTAAATATTGATTAATTCCACAGAATGAAATTATTTACCATTATAATTATAAAATTATTTAATTTAAATAGTTGCTTATTAAAATTTTATTTAAATTTGGACTTTCAACGTGTGCGAACACGAAATTAAAAATAAAACCTTTTTTATAAACAAAAAACAATAACCTTTTATTATGAAAAAAAAAATACATTTTTTTTTAAACATTAAACCCTTTGCTTTAATGTTATTATTTGGATTACTATTTGTAAGTAATTTGATCAATGCACAAGTCACCACTGTATTTAGCGATGATTTTAATAGAGCAGTAGTGAGTCCAGGTGGTACACCATCCATGACTTATACTCTTACACCTTCTGCAACAGGAGTTATTGCAACAACATCTCAAGGGGTAAATGATTTTGCAGGCAATCCAGATTATAGAGTAAAAATTTCTGGTGGTACTACAGCTGGAACAGAATTGGTAATGGGAACTATGACGGGTGTTAGTGGTTATAATGCCGTTTTGCAATCTAATTCTCAATTATTAACGTGGTCTTTTAATATAAAACATAATAGATCAACTACAACAATGTCTGGTTTTGATACCACTCCTGCATACCAATATGGAGTTGGAGCTATTTTGGCTTGTGATAAATTGAGTCCCTTAGATCCTGCTGCAAAAGGTTATGCAGTAGTTATGGGTGGTGTAGGGACTAAAAACACTTATGACTTGGTTAGTTTTCAAAACGGAATGGGGGCTACAGCCAATTTGACAACTATTATACAAGGTATAACTTTGGTGAGTATAAGAGAAGTTGTTTCGGTTAACGTTACCTATAATAAAACAACTAATAAGTGGAATATGTTTCAACGTGATGAGACTGCAGCGACAACAGCAGCTCCATTTCCAAATCCTTATGGGTTGAGCGCTCCAGGAAGTGGAGTAACAGGTATAGGTGAAGTAACAGATGTTGCTGGATTTGTAGGTGTTTCTCTTCCTTATTTTGGTACGATTTTTAATCATAGCACCACTGCTGTGAATTTTTATTTTGATAATTATAAAGTTACGTTAGGACAGTTAGGTACTACTAATTTTTATGTTGCATCTGGATCGGATTGTTCTGACAAAAATAATTGGTGGTCAAATCCTGATGGTGCAACTGGAACACATCCAGCTAATTTTACAACTGATGGTCAGATTTTTAATATCTTCAACACGGGAACTACTATAGGTTCAGATTGGACAGTTAGTGGAGGAGGAAGTAAAGTAGTATTGGGCGATGGAACAGTTTCAAATTCTTTAGTTGTTTCAGCTACAGCATTTTTGTCTGGTACAGTTAAATTGAATGCAAATGCTACATTAAGAATTAGTCACTTGACTGTTTTTCCAACTTTCGAAAGCGGTGGAGTTGACCCATCTTCAACTGTAATATTTGATGGCGTTGATGCTCAGAGTGTGCCAGCAAGTGTATATGGAAATTTATCTATTTTGACACAAGGCCTATTGGGTGCCAAAGCAGCTGGTAATATCTCTGTTGCTGGAAATTTAAATATTGATGCTAATTCTATTTTATTAATGGATACCTACAAACTAGGATCTATAAACACTTTATCAGGAACAGGAATTTTAAAAACTAAGTATGCTTTCTCAACAGCATTACCATCAGGTATTACTTGGCCTTATTCTGTTTATTACAACTATACTAGTACTAATACTACACAAACCATTTCTCAAGGATCATTTGTTAACTTAGATACTACTGGTGGACCTCGTAATTTTCCTAATGATATTACTATTTCAGGAGCATTTGTTCCAGGTGCTGGTGTCATGACAGCTTTAAATAGAATAACGTTTAATGGAACGGGAGCACAATCTTTAGAGGCTAATTTTCCTCCAGCTACAGCATTGATTATTGCAAATACTAGTACAGCAGGAGTTTCTTTATCAGCTTCAGAAGTTATACCAGACATTACTAATTTAGAACTTTCAGGTAACTTGAACGCAGATTACGATGAAAATTTTGGAACTATATCTTTGTTAGATAACTCTATTTTGACTTTGGGAGCTACTCCACATGCCTTGGTTTTTACAAATAGTAGTACTAGTAATCCTGGTCCTGCTGATTTTTGGATTGCAGGTAAGACATTAACTGTTAAAGGATGGACAGGAACACCAGGTGGTTCTGGGACTAATGGAAAACTTTTTGTTGGTTTAGATGCAAATGGATTAACTGCTACACAATTAAGTCAAATAACATTTGAAGGATATTCAGGAGCTTTAATGTTATCAACAGGAGAAGTTGTTCCAGCATCTTTAGGAATTAAAAATCAAGAACTTGTTGATTTTAAATATTATCCAAACCCTGTAGCAGATAAAATTACATTGTCAAATTCAAAAGAAATTTCAGAAGTGACTATTTTCAATAGTATTGGACAAAAAGTTTATGAAACATCACCTAATAGTACAAGTTTGCAAATAGATTTATCTACTTTAAATGCTTCAACTTATTTTGTTCAAGTGGTTTCAGAAGGTAAGAAAGCCACTGTTAAGGTTGTAAAAAATTAATTTAAACCATTTTTTTCGAGTTTAGTTTTGAATTTCTATCATAAAAAATAGGGGTTTAAAACTAAACTCGAAAAATATTAATAAAATTTCATATTATGAATAATGCTATTTTTCAGACAGGATATTGTAATAGAAAAATCTTTTATGGTTTTTTTATATTGTTATTTTTATTTAATACTAACAGTGTCAGTGCTTTGAATTATTACATAGATTCAGTAAATGGAAATGACAATAATAATGGTACTTCCATAACAACGCCATGGAAAAATATTAGTAAAGTAAATACACTTACTTTGATTTCAGGTTCCCAGATTTTATTAAAATGTAATAGTGTTTGGAATGGGCAACAATTAAAATTCTTAGGTTCTGGAAACAGTCTTTCTCCAATTATTATAGATCAATATGGAACAGGAGCTAAACCAGTTATAAATGGAAACGGTTTGACAACTGTCAATCAAGGGGTTGTTTATTTATACAACCAAGATTATATTGAGATTAATAATATTGAAATTACAAATTATCCAACGCTTTTGGCATATGCTATCAAAACGGCCTATAGTTTAAATCAAATTGTTTACTACGGTACTAATGCTTACCTTGTTACTGTAGCTGGAACCAGTGCAACAACTGGAGGCTATCCAAAAGTTACTTCAGGGTCAACTACAAGTGGAGGCGTAACGTTTACTTTTTATTGTAAACTAACCAGTTCATCTTATCCCAATAATCTTTTCTTTACCGGAATTTCAGATGGAACCTTAAATAATAATCCATTAGGAGCTGATAGAAGAGGAGTAATGGTAGCTGTAAAAGACAAAGGACTTTGTAGCCATGTTTATTTAAAAAATCTCAATATACATCATGTAAAAGGACAATTAGGAAGTGGTTCATCAACTATTAATGGAGCTATTCCAAAACGCACAGGAGGAATATATTTTACAGTATTAAATGAAAGTTCAACCAGTAATTCCAGATTTGATGATGTTTTGATTAACAATTGTAGTATTTCTTACAGTGAGAATATAGGAATTGCTTTTGATAATGAAGACAATGTTTATTATCCTGGTGGCCAAAACTCTTCAATTACTGCGGATGTTACCGAATATAATAATTGGTATGCAAGACGTTTTAGTAATGTACATATTAGTAATAATGCGATTCATCATATTGGAAAAAATGCTTTAATACTAAGATGTACTGATGAAACCGGTTTAGTTGATCATAATGTTTGTTATGAAACTGCTTTAGGAACAACAGGGAACACCATGTTCACAGCGCGAGCAAAAGGAACTATTTTTCAGTATAACGAAGGATATTATAACAGAGCCACTACTCAAAGTGTTGATCCAGGATCAATAGATGGAAGTATGTATGATGCTGATTTTGGTAGTGTTGGTATTATTTTCCAATACAGCTATAGTCATGATAATTCTCAAGGTATATATTGGGGCTGTAATACAAGAGGGTCTGATAATAACACTACAGGAATTCCTGATCCAGGAGATGTAGGTTGTACATTGCGTTATAGTATTAGTCAAAATGATAAAGGAAAGTTGGTGTTTTTTAACTATTCGTCTGCTGGAAATGAAATTTATAACAATGTTTTCTATATTAAATCTGGTTTATCACCTACTATAATATCTGAGAATTCTGGAAATAATCACACTTATAATTATAATAATAATATTATATATAATTCAGGTTCTGGGAGCTATAATTTTGCAACAGTTGGTCAAACGAGGTCAATATTAAACAATGTTTATTATGGTAATCATCCTTCTAGCGAACCTTCTTCAGCAATTGATACTTTTAAGATTACTTCTAATCCATTATTTGTAAGTGCAGGAACCGGTACCAATGGTTTAACATCTTTAAATGGTTATAAATTGAAGTCCACTTCACCAGTAATTTCTAATGGTAAGGTAATTTCAACTAATGGAGGTTTTGATTTTTATGGTTATACTGTATCCAATTCTTTGCCTCCAAATAGAGGTGCTTATGAAGGAACAGGTGTTATAAAAAGAGAAAGTAGTAATACTATAGTTAATCCTAATCCGGTTGATGATGCAATTAAAGTTATTTGTTATCCAAATCCGGTTGAAGGCATATTGACAATTTCTAATATAAACGCTGTTTCTGATATTGTTATATACAATGTAATGGGGCAAATCGTTTATGAAAATAAGACTAGCGATGAAAGTTTACAGATAGATATGTCTAAACTTGAAAGATCAACTTATTTAGTTCAAATAATTTCCGAAGGAAAAAAAGAAATAGTTAAAATTATTAAGAAATAATTTATCATTTAAAAATAAATATTTTTAGTAACTAAAGTCTTGAGTCTCTACAATTCATTAAATGTGGACTTAAAACTAAACTTTTTAATAATAGTAATAAAGTACATACTTATCATGTTGATTAAGCAATTTTTGGGGATAGATTATAATATAAGGAAAGTTAATTTTTCTTTACTTTTTTTGTTGTTATTTTTATTTATTGATTCTAGTGCTAGTGCTGCTACTTATTATTTAGATTCCGTAGCAGGAATTGATTCTAATAATGGGACTTCAATATCAACTCCATGGAAAAACATAACCAAACTAAACACCATGACTTTACAGCCAAATGATAAAGTTTATTTAAAATGTGGAAGTGTTTGGTATGGTCAACAATTAAAATTTTCAGGTTCAGGACTTGCTACTTTTCCTATTGTAATTGATCAATATGGAACAGGAGCTAAACCTATATTAAATGGTAGTGGTCCTACTAGGACTAATGGAATAACCACTGCTGACCAAGGGGTTGTTTATTTATATAATCAGGATTATATTGAAATTAACAATTTAGAAATCACAAATTATCCTTTAACTACTGAATCAACAGCTAATCCTAATAGTATTTTTTTTATAGGAATTTCAGGAGTAAATAATAATGGAGTTACAGTAAATAATAATCCATTAGGAGCCGATAGGAGAGGGGTTATGATTGCTATAAAAGACAAGGTGTTAACTACATCAAACACTGCTGTTTGCAGCCATATTTATTTAAAAAATCTTTATATTCATAATATAAAAGGACAACTAGGTAATGGCGAAGTTGCTGTAAATGGAGCTATTCCTAAAAGAACAGGTGGAATTTATTTTGCAGTGCTCAATGAGAATTCTGCGAGTAATTCAAGATTTAATGATGTGCTAATTGATGGATGTGAAGTGGCTTATAGCGAAAATATAGGATTAGCATTTGACAATGAAGATAATGTCTATTATCCAGGAGGTACCGAATTGGCTCAATGGACCTCTAGAAAATTTACCAATATTAAAGTTAGTAATAATTCTATTCACCATATTGGAAAAAATGCCATGATAATTCGTTGCACGGATGAAACAGGTTTAGTTGAGCGCAATGTTTGTTATGAAACTGCATTAGGCACAACGGGTAATACTATGTTCACAGCTAGAGCAAAAGGTACTGTTTTTCAATATAATGAAGGATATTATAATAGAGCAAAAACGCAACAAGTAGATCCTGGTAATATAGATGGAAGTATGTATGACCCTGATTTTGGAAGTGTGGGTATTATTTTCCAGTATAGCTATAGCCATGATAATTCTCATGGAATTTATTGGGGATGTAATGCAAGAGGATCTAATAATAATAATACTGGAATCCCGGATCCAGAAGATGTTGGTTGTACTTTAAGATATTGTATTAGTCAAAATGATCGTGGTTCCATTGTATATTTTAATTACGCCTCTGCAGGAAATGAAATATATAATAATGTTTTTTATATAAAGTCAGGCATTAGTCCATCAATTATTAAGGAAAATTCTGGAAACAATCATACTTATAATTTTTTTAATAACATTATTTATAATATGAGCAGCACGGGTTCTGGAGCATCTTATGATTTTGGAACAACTGGACAGGTTCGAAATTTTAAAAACAATATATTTTATGGTAACCACCCTTCTGGAGAACCACAAGATAGTGCAAAGTTAATATCAGATCCATTATTTTTAAATCCTGGTGCTGGAGGAATTGGTATAAACGCTGCACTTGATGGTTATAAACTCAATCCAAATTCTCCAGCGATTTCAAGTGGGAGACTTATAACGACTAATGGAGGATTCGATTTTTATGGTGCAACTATATCCACATCAGCAGTGCCTAATAGAGGTGTTTATGAAGGTACAGGTGTTTTAGATAACGAGGCTTGGAGTCAGAATACCATGAGTATTTATCCTAATCCATTCTATAACAATCAATTTAATATAGCAATAAATGATGACTTAATTGGAAAACTTGAAATTGAAATTTTTAATATGTTAGGACAATTATTATATAAAGAAGTCGACAATGTTGTTGAAAACACAATAATTGTTAAGCCTGATGTTATTCTAGAAAAAGGAATGTACATAGTTACTTTAAGAAGTCAAAACAAATATTATACTTTTAAAATAACATCTAAATAATTATCTTTTTTTTATTTTATATAGTAAAAAAATTTATATTTGCTTATTCGTGTGCGAACACGAGAGTATTTAAAGTAATGAGTAAGAATTCCTATTTATCGGTAACAAGAAGAATAAAAGGGGTTAACAGAAAAAGTTGTTTTGTTAGCTTTCTATTTCTTTTTGGTATTTCTGGAGCTTTTGGACAAGCCTTTACAGCTTCATGGCCATTGAGTACAAATTTGACTGCCACATCTACTGGCGCTGTTACCCCAGTAACGGCAGTAATTAGTAGTCCACTTTTTTCTACAAGCACTTCTTTTTCAGGATCGGGTCTATTAGGTACTGGCACAGGCGGTAAAGCAGCATCTTCTTGTTCTGCCGCATTCAACAGTGTTGGAGGAACTCCTATAAACCCATTTATAGAATTTAAGGTTTCCCCTTCGATTGGAAATTATTTGACTATTGCGCCATTTTCATTTACAGCAAGTTCATCTGCTGCCCTTTCAACAGGAATGTCAATAAACGCAGGTTATTCTATTGATGGAGGGACAACATTTACGGCATTAACTCTTACAACTGCTTCAACTGGAGCTACGGCTAACTCATTATTGGTTGGCTCACTTTTTTCAACTTCTAATGCTACTACTTTTACCATATCATCTTCTTCAACATTCACTTTAGCTACAAATACAGATTTTATAGTTCGTGTAATTTATTGGAGAAATAACGCAAGTTCTACTGCTGCAAATCCAATAACAATAAGTAGTTTAAACCTTTCTGGTTTTTCTTGCACAGGTAGTTTAGTAGCTACCCCAACATCATTATCTAATTTTAATGCGTTGCCTACTGCTGCTTCTTCTTCACAATCATTTAGTGTTAGCGGTTCAACTTTATCAGGAAATGTCACTGTTACTTCACCTTCGGGTTATGAAATTAATAATCCAGCTATAGACGGTAATTATTATTCAAGTATAACTTTAACGCCTTCTAGCGGAACTTTGGCAAGCACACCATTAAATATTAGATTAAAAACTGGCCAACCAACGGGTGTTTATAACGGAAATGTTACAATTACAAATACTAATGCACCCACTCAAACAATAGCTCTTACTGGAGCTTCTTATACCAATTATTATTATAATGGAGTAGGGGCATTAGATTCTTTAACAAGCTGGGGGACAAACACAAATGGAACTGGTGCTAATCCTCCCGATTTTGGTGCTGCTACTTATGCGC
The window above is part of the Flavobacterium sp. N1994 genome. Proteins encoded here:
- a CDS encoding substrate-binding domain-containing protein, which translates into the protein MITIKKIAELANVSPGTVDRIIHNRGQVTQENIDIVNALIEKHGYKRNIFASNLAFNKKFRIAVFLPKHNELEYWKLPIYGIEKAEKEYGNFGFFIDYYYYKYDSNSFKKNAEKLLKLDYDGLLFAPIFHNESLSFLNEYTKKNVPIIMIDSNIVENYNQYYIGQDAYQTGLLSAKLISYGIKKNSSILIAKIAKENDITSIFNQRVKGFYSYFENKNELNINFKEINIIKNGKVYLTKEMFNDIDAVYIPNSRSYIVAKFIKNNNLPNIRIIGYDLLQQNIEYLKLGYIDFLINQKPEEQGYIGITKLYKKLVLKEESNKNIYMPIEIITKENWIE
- a CDS encoding T9SS type A sorting domain-containing protein, with the translated sequence MKKKIHFFLNIKPFALMLLFGLLFVSNLINAQVTTVFSDDFNRAVVSPGGTPSMTYTLTPSATGVIATTSQGVNDFAGNPDYRVKISGGTTAGTELVMGTMTGVSGYNAVLQSNSQLLTWSFNIKHNRSTTTMSGFDTTPAYQYGVGAILACDKLSPLDPAAKGYAVVMGGVGTKNTYDLVSFQNGMGATANLTTIIQGITLVSIREVVSVNVTYNKTTNKWNMFQRDETAATTAAPFPNPYGLSAPGSGVTGIGEVTDVAGFVGVSLPYFGTIFNHSTTAVNFYFDNYKVTLGQLGTTNFYVASGSDCSDKNNWWSNPDGATGTHPANFTTDGQIFNIFNTGTTIGSDWTVSGGGSKVVLGDGTVSNSLVVSATAFLSGTVKLNANATLRISHLTVFPTFESGGVDPSSTVIFDGVDAQSVPASVYGNLSILTQGLLGAKAAGNISVAGNLNIDANSILLMDTYKLGSINTLSGTGILKTKYAFSTALPSGITWPYSVYYNYTSTNTTQTISQGSFVNLDTTGGPRNFPNDITISGAFVPGAGVMTALNRITFNGTGAQSLEANFPPATALIIANTSTAGVSLSASEVIPDITNLELSGNLNADYDENFGTISLLDNSILTLGATPHALVFTNSSTSNPGPADFWIAGKTLTVKGWTGTPGGSGTNGKLFVGLDANGLTATQLSQITFEGYSGALMLSTGEVVPASLGIKNQELVDFKYYPNPVADKITLSNSKEISEVTIFNSIGQKVYETSPNSTSLQIDLSTLNASTYFVQVVSEGKKATVKVVKN
- a CDS encoding T9SS type A sorting domain-containing protein; its protein translation is MNNAIFQTGYCNRKIFYGFFILLFLFNTNSVSALNYYIDSVNGNDNNNGTSITTPWKNISKVNTLTLISGSQILLKCNSVWNGQQLKFLGSGNSLSPIIIDQYGTGAKPVINGNGLTTVNQGVVYLYNQDYIEINNIEITNYPTLLAYAIKTAYSLNQIVYYGTNAYLVTVAGTSATTGGYPKVTSGSTTSGGVTFTFYCKLTSSSYPNNLFFTGISDGTLNNNPLGADRRGVMVAVKDKGLCSHVYLKNLNIHHVKGQLGSGSSTINGAIPKRTGGIYFTVLNESSTSNSRFDDVLINNCSISYSENIGIAFDNEDNVYYPGGQNSSITADVTEYNNWYARRFSNVHISNNAIHHIGKNALILRCTDETGLVDHNVCYETALGTTGNTMFTARAKGTIFQYNEGYYNRATTQSVDPGSIDGSMYDADFGSVGIIFQYSYSHDNSQGIYWGCNTRGSDNNTTGIPDPGDVGCTLRYSISQNDKGKLVFFNYSSAGNEIYNNVFYIKSGLSPTIISENSGNNHTYNYNNNIIYNSGSGSYNFATVGQTRSILNNVYYGNHPSSEPSSAIDTFKITSNPLFVSAGTGTNGLTSLNGYKLKSTSPVISNGKVISTNGGFDFYGYTVSNSLPPNRGAYEGTGVIKRESSNTIVNPNPVDDAIKVICYPNPVEGILTISNINAVSDIVIYNVMGQIVYENKTSDESLQIDMSKLERSTYLVQIISEGKKEIVKIIKK
- a CDS encoding T9SS type A sorting domain-containing protein; the protein is MLFLFIDSSASAATYYLDSVAGIDSNNGTSISTPWKNITKLNTMTLQPNDKVYLKCGSVWYGQQLKFSGSGLATFPIVIDQYGTGAKPILNGSGPTRTNGITTADQGVVYLYNQDYIEINNLEITNYPLTTESTANPNSIFFIGISGVNNNGVTVNNNPLGADRRGVMIAIKDKVLTTSNTAVCSHIYLKNLYIHNIKGQLGNGEVAVNGAIPKRTGGIYFAVLNENSASNSRFNDVLIDGCEVAYSENIGLAFDNEDNVYYPGGTELAQWTSRKFTNIKVSNNSIHHIGKNAMIIRCTDETGLVERNVCYETALGTTGNTMFTARAKGTVFQYNEGYYNRAKTQQVDPGNIDGSMYDPDFGSVGIIFQYSYSHDNSHGIYWGCNARGSNNNNTGIPDPEDVGCTLRYCISQNDRGSIVYFNYASAGNEIYNNVFYIKSGISPSIIKENSGNNHTYNFFNNIIYNMSSTGSGASYDFGTTGQVRNFKNNIFYGNHPSGEPQDSAKLISDPLFLNPGAGGIGINAALDGYKLNPNSPAISSGRLITTNGGFDFYGATISTSAVPNRGVYEGTGVLDNEAWSQNTMSIYPNPFYNNQFNIAINDDLIGKLEIEIFNMLGQLLYKEVDNVVENTIIVKPDVILEKGMYIVTLRSQNKYYTFKITSK